A genomic region of Paralichthys olivaceus isolate ysfri-2021 chromosome 18, ASM2471397v2, whole genome shotgun sequence contains the following coding sequences:
- the garnl3 gene encoding GTPase-activating Rap/Ran-GAP domain-like protein 3 isoform X9: MLRLPLISASEDLGCRRGDFSRKHYGSVELLISSDADGAIQRAGRFRVENGSSDETSDYTPGTWRRTDVHLENPEYHTRWFFKYFLGKVHQNYVGTDAEKNPFYLSVVLSDQNNQRVPQYRAILWRKMGTLKISLPYSPTKTLSVKSILSAMNMDRFEKGPREILNPEIQKDLLVLEEQEGSVNFKFGVLYAKDGQLTDDEMFSNETGSESFDKFLNLLGDNITLQGWAGYRGGLDTKNDTTGIKSIYTVYQGHELMFHVSTMLPYSKENKQQVERKRHIGNDIVTIVFQEGDDASSTFKPSMIRSHFTHIFALVRYNSQNDSYRLKIFSEESVPLFGPPLPSPPVFTDHQEFRDFLLVKLINGEKATLETPTFAQKRQRTLDMLIRSLYQDLMPDLHKVPFSPQNMLNRRSFSDVLPESPKSARKKEEARQAEFVRIGQALKLKTIVRGDAPTSLVTTGLCRKEPWESQSFCSTFPYEIVSADSWGQSLLVATDAAGVMLLDGPDPASSNAETQALPPVQVFDKTMVVKQMHVLEPQDLLITRADKGKDARLYVFRLNTLKRGLEEKQLVRNKCDSRENKLEKTKGCHLYSINTHHGSELRIVAAIRNKLLLITRKHLRFEGFSAVSAGPDSPVEEFQYIREICLCDPPVVMALVDGPTGENDNMICVAYKHQFDLINESTGDAYRLHHVDANRVNFVAAIDVYEDGEAGLLLCYNYSCYYKKVCPFNGSTPMIQSNTSDFHFSWNQMPNAIVCAFPYILAFTTDSIEIRLVVNGNLVYTAVVPELQLAASRSDIYFVSSAPVSSASNCSSRDTSSQSSPQTPTGYEMPVFPSPLGDDSIRIPYGTKLSLYMSKDAEGEAACKHMFKIPLCNLVGRSIERPLKSPLVNKVMTAPAPAMLPPTPLISATHSLSLSRMEIKEIASRTRKELLGLTEEPSGKSDSGTVKQRKMSKKNTEEEPKARALTSTNSDSRLASDSFDADLDVQLHCSSSSEAEPEKAVLRGESPPLASAFALSTSFEEDVLDLK, translated from the exons ATGCTGCGACTGCCCCTCAT ctctgCCTCGGAGGACCTGGGCTGCAGGCGTGGAGACTTCAGCAGGAAACACTATGGGTCGGTAGAGCTG ctGATTTCCAGTGACGCAGATGGGGCTATTCAGAGGGCAGGACGCTTCAGGGTGGAGAATGGCTCATCAGATGAG actTCGGACTACACTCCAGGAACCTGGAGGAGAACTGATGTCCATCTGGAGAATCCAGAGTACCACACCAGATGGTTCTTCAAATACTTCCTGGGAAAAG TCCACCAGAACTATGTGGGTACAGATGCAGAGAAAAATCCCTTCTATCTGTCAGTCGTCCTCTCAGACCAGAACAACCAGCGGGTTCCTCAGTACAGAGCCATCCTCTGGAGAAAGATG GGGACTCTGAAGATCAGCCTCCCGTACAGCCCGACCAAAACACTATCGGTCAAGTCCATCCTCAG TGCGATGAACATGGACAGGTTTGAGAAAGGCCCCAGGGAGATCCTCAACCCTGAGATCCAGAAG GATCTGCTGGTGTTGGAGGAACAGGAG GGTTCTGTCAACTTCAAATTTGGTGTCCTGTATGCCAAAGACGGACAGCTCACAGATGACGAGATGTTTAGCAACG AGACTGGGAGCGAGAGCTTTGATAAGTTTCTCAATCTGCTGGGTGACAACATTACGCTGCAGGGATGGGCAGGATACCGCGGAGGGCTCGACACCAAGA ATGACACTACAGGAATTAAGTCCATCTACACAGTGTATCAGGGCCATGAGCTAATGTTCCATGTGTCCACCATGTTACCCTACTCCAAAGAGAACAAACAGCAG GTGGAAAGAAAGAGGCACATTGGAAACGACATTGTCACCATAGTATTCCAGGAAGGGGATGACGCATCGTCAACCTTCAAACCATCGATGATCCGATCGCACTTCACCC ATATTTTTGCATTAGTTAGGTATAATAGCCAGAATGACAGTTACAG GTTGAAGATTTTCTCAGAGGAGAGCGTTCCACTGTTTGGACCCCCTCTCCCATCTCCTCCTGTATTTACTGATCACCAAGAATTCAGGGACTTTTTATTAGTCAAAT TAATCAATGGAGAGAAAGCCACACTGGAGACGCCAACGTTTGCCCAGAAGCGTCAGCGGACCCTCGATATGTTGATCCGCTCGCTCTACCAAGACCTCATGCCTGACCTGCACAAG GTTCCTTTTTCTCCCCAGAACATGTTAAATCGGCGGTCATTCAGCGACGTCCTGCCCGAGTCTCCAAAATCAGCACGCAAGAAGGAGGAGGCAAGGCAGGCTGAATTTGTCAGGATAGGGCAG GCCCTGAAGCTGAAGACCATTGTGAGAGGAGATGCCCCGACCAGTCTTGTTACCACAGGCCTGTGCAGAAAAGAG CCATGGGAGTCCCAGTCGTTCTGCAGCACGTTCCCATATGAGATTGTGAGCGCAGACTCCTGGGGTCAGTCTCTGCTGGTCGCCACCGACGCAGCGGGGGTCATGCTGCTGGATG GCCCAGATCCAGCTTCATCCAACGCTG AGACGCAAGCTCTGCCTCCAGTGCAGGTGTTTGACAAAACCATGGTGGTGAAGCAGATGCACGTTCTCGAGCCTCAGGACCTGCTCATCACCAGAGCCGACAAAG ggaAGGATGCTCGACTCTATGTGTTCAGACTCAACACGCTCAAGAGAGGCCTGGAGGAGAAGCAGCTCGTCCGGAACAAGTGTGACAGTCGGGAAAATAAACTGGAGAAAACTAAAG GCTGTCATTTGTACTCTATCAACACCCACCACGGCTCCGAGCTGAGGATAGTAGCAGCCATCAGGAACAAACTCCTCCTCATCACCAGGAAACATCTGCGTTTCGAGGGCTTCAGCGCCGTCTCCGCGGGGCCAGACTCGCCGGTGGAGGAGTTCCAGTACATACGG GAGATCTGTCTGTGTGACCCTCCGGTGGTGATGGCTCTGGTGGACGGGCCGACGGGGGAGAATGACAACATGATCTGCGTGGCCTACAAACACCAGTTTGACCTGATCAATGAGAGCACTGGAGATGCCTACCGGCTACATCACGTAGACGCCAACAGG GTAAATTTTGTAGCAGCCATTGATGTGTATGAAGACGGCGAGGCGGGTCTGCTGTTGTGTTACAACT ACAGTTGTTATTATAAAAAAGTTTGTCCGTTTAACGGCTCCACACCCATGATCCAGTCCAACACCTCTGACTTCCACTTCAGCTGGAACCAGATGCCCAACGCTATCG TTTGTGCATTTCCTTACATCCTGGCCTTCACAACGGACTCCATCGAGATCCGACTGGTGGTAAATGGAAACCTTGTGTACACGGCAGTGGTTCCAGAGCTACAGTTGGCTGCTTCACGG TCAGACATCTATTTTGTTTCGTCGGCTCCGGTCAGCTCGGCCTCCAACTGCAGTTCAAGAGATACCAGCTCCCAGAGTTCCCCGCAGACGCCCACCGGCTACGAGATGCCCGTGTTCCCCTCGCCGCTCGGTGATG ATTCAATACGGATCCCCTATGGTACCAAGCTTTCCCTGTACATGTCTAAGGATGCCGAAG GAGAAGCAGCATGCAAGCACATGTTCAAGATCCCTCTGTGTAACTTGGTCGGCCGGAGCATTGAAAGACCCCTCAAGTCCCCGCTGGTCAACAAGGTTATGACGGCGCCGGCTCCGGCTATGTTGCCGCCGACTCCCCTGATCTCTGCAACACACTCACTGTCCCTGTCACGCATGGAAATCAAAGAGATAGCCAGCCGCACACGGAAGGAGCTGCTTG GCTTGACAGAGGAACCAAGTGGGAAGTCGGACAGTGGAACAGTCAAACAGAGGAAGATGAGCAAGAAGAACACTGAGGAAGAGCCCAAAGCTCGAGCACTGACGTCAACAAACAGTGACAG CAGGTTAGCATCAGACTCTTTTGACGCAGACCTGGACGTCCAGCTGCATTGTTCGTCCAGTTCGGAGGCCGAGCCAGAGAAGGCGGTGCTGCGGGGGGAGAGCCCACCTCTCGCCAGCGCGTTTGCCCTCTCTACATCGTTTGAAGAAGATGTCCTGGACCTAAAGTGA
- the garnl3 gene encoding GTPase-activating Rap/Ran-GAP domain-like protein 3 isoform X5, translating into MNSDKNVYLGRDKGIMRKRALLLRKGCSFEITSSASEDLGCRRGDFSRKHYGSVELLISSDADGAIQRAGRFRVENGSSDETSDYTPGTWRRTDVHLENPEYHTRWFFKYFLGKVHQNYVGTDAEKNPFYLSVVLSDQNNQRVPQYRAILWRKMGTLKISLPYSPTKTLSVKSILSAMNMDRFEKGPREILNPEIQKDLLVLEEQEGSVNFKFGVLYAKDGQLTDDEMFSNETGSESFDKFLNLLGDNITLQGWAGYRGGLDTKNDTTGIKSIYTVYQGHELMFHVSTMLPYSKENKQQVERKRHIGNDIVTIVFQEGDDASSTFKPSMIRSHFTHIFALVRYNSQNDSYRLKIFSEESVPLFGPPLPSPPVFTDHQEFRDFLLVKLINGEKATLETPTFAQKRQRTLDMLIRSLYQDLMPDLHKNMLNRRSFSDVLPESPKSARKKEEARQAEFVRIGQALKLKTIVRGDAPTSLVTTGLCRKEPWESQSFCSTFPYEIVSADSWGQSLLVATDAAGVMLLDGPDPASSNAETQALPPVQVFDKTMVVKQMHVLEPQDLLITRADKGKDARLYVFRLNTLKRGLEEKQLVRNKCDSRENKLEKTKGCHLYSINTHHGSELRIVAAIRNKLLLITRKHLRFEGFSAVSAGPDSPVEEFQYIREICLCDPPVVMALVDGPTGENDNMICVAYKHQFDLINESTGDAYRLHHVDANRVNFVAAIDVYEDGEAGLLLCYNYSCYYKKVCPFNGSTPMIQSNTSDFHFSWNQMPNAIVCAFPYILAFTTDSIEIRLVVNGNLVYTAVVPELQLAASRSDIYFVSSAPVSSASNCSSRDTSSQSSPQTPTGYEMPVFPSPLGDDSIRIPYGTKLSLYMSKDAEGEAACKHMFKIPLCNLVGRSIERPLKSPLVNKVMTAPAPAMLPPTPLISATHSLSLSRMEIKEIASRTRKELLGLTEEPSGKSDSGTVKQRKMSKKNTEEEPKARALTSTNSDSRLASDSFDADLDVQLHCSSSSEAEPEKAVLRGESPPLASAFALSTSFEEDVLDLK; encoded by the exons ctctgCCTCGGAGGACCTGGGCTGCAGGCGTGGAGACTTCAGCAGGAAACACTATGGGTCGGTAGAGCTG ctGATTTCCAGTGACGCAGATGGGGCTATTCAGAGGGCAGGACGCTTCAGGGTGGAGAATGGCTCATCAGATGAG actTCGGACTACACTCCAGGAACCTGGAGGAGAACTGATGTCCATCTGGAGAATCCAGAGTACCACACCAGATGGTTCTTCAAATACTTCCTGGGAAAAG TCCACCAGAACTATGTGGGTACAGATGCAGAGAAAAATCCCTTCTATCTGTCAGTCGTCCTCTCAGACCAGAACAACCAGCGGGTTCCTCAGTACAGAGCCATCCTCTGGAGAAAGATG GGGACTCTGAAGATCAGCCTCCCGTACAGCCCGACCAAAACACTATCGGTCAAGTCCATCCTCAG TGCGATGAACATGGACAGGTTTGAGAAAGGCCCCAGGGAGATCCTCAACCCTGAGATCCAGAAG GATCTGCTGGTGTTGGAGGAACAGGAG GGTTCTGTCAACTTCAAATTTGGTGTCCTGTATGCCAAAGACGGACAGCTCACAGATGACGAGATGTTTAGCAACG AGACTGGGAGCGAGAGCTTTGATAAGTTTCTCAATCTGCTGGGTGACAACATTACGCTGCAGGGATGGGCAGGATACCGCGGAGGGCTCGACACCAAGA ATGACACTACAGGAATTAAGTCCATCTACACAGTGTATCAGGGCCATGAGCTAATGTTCCATGTGTCCACCATGTTACCCTACTCCAAAGAGAACAAACAGCAG GTGGAAAGAAAGAGGCACATTGGAAACGACATTGTCACCATAGTATTCCAGGAAGGGGATGACGCATCGTCAACCTTCAAACCATCGATGATCCGATCGCACTTCACCC ATATTTTTGCATTAGTTAGGTATAATAGCCAGAATGACAGTTACAG GTTGAAGATTTTCTCAGAGGAGAGCGTTCCACTGTTTGGACCCCCTCTCCCATCTCCTCCTGTATTTACTGATCACCAAGAATTCAGGGACTTTTTATTAGTCAAAT TAATCAATGGAGAGAAAGCCACACTGGAGACGCCAACGTTTGCCCAGAAGCGTCAGCGGACCCTCGATATGTTGATCCGCTCGCTCTACCAAGACCTCATGCCTGACCTGCACAAG AACATGTTAAATCGGCGGTCATTCAGCGACGTCCTGCCCGAGTCTCCAAAATCAGCACGCAAGAAGGAGGAGGCAAGGCAGGCTGAATTTGTCAGGATAGGGCAG GCCCTGAAGCTGAAGACCATTGTGAGAGGAGATGCCCCGACCAGTCTTGTTACCACAGGCCTGTGCAGAAAAGAG CCATGGGAGTCCCAGTCGTTCTGCAGCACGTTCCCATATGAGATTGTGAGCGCAGACTCCTGGGGTCAGTCTCTGCTGGTCGCCACCGACGCAGCGGGGGTCATGCTGCTGGATG GCCCAGATCCAGCTTCATCCAACGCTG AGACGCAAGCTCTGCCTCCAGTGCAGGTGTTTGACAAAACCATGGTGGTGAAGCAGATGCACGTTCTCGAGCCTCAGGACCTGCTCATCACCAGAGCCGACAAAG ggaAGGATGCTCGACTCTATGTGTTCAGACTCAACACGCTCAAGAGAGGCCTGGAGGAGAAGCAGCTCGTCCGGAACAAGTGTGACAGTCGGGAAAATAAACTGGAGAAAACTAAAG GCTGTCATTTGTACTCTATCAACACCCACCACGGCTCCGAGCTGAGGATAGTAGCAGCCATCAGGAACAAACTCCTCCTCATCACCAGGAAACATCTGCGTTTCGAGGGCTTCAGCGCCGTCTCCGCGGGGCCAGACTCGCCGGTGGAGGAGTTCCAGTACATACGG GAGATCTGTCTGTGTGACCCTCCGGTGGTGATGGCTCTGGTGGACGGGCCGACGGGGGAGAATGACAACATGATCTGCGTGGCCTACAAACACCAGTTTGACCTGATCAATGAGAGCACTGGAGATGCCTACCGGCTACATCACGTAGACGCCAACAGG GTAAATTTTGTAGCAGCCATTGATGTGTATGAAGACGGCGAGGCGGGTCTGCTGTTGTGTTACAACT ACAGTTGTTATTATAAAAAAGTTTGTCCGTTTAACGGCTCCACACCCATGATCCAGTCCAACACCTCTGACTTCCACTTCAGCTGGAACCAGATGCCCAACGCTATCG TTTGTGCATTTCCTTACATCCTGGCCTTCACAACGGACTCCATCGAGATCCGACTGGTGGTAAATGGAAACCTTGTGTACACGGCAGTGGTTCCAGAGCTACAGTTGGCTGCTTCACGG TCAGACATCTATTTTGTTTCGTCGGCTCCGGTCAGCTCGGCCTCCAACTGCAGTTCAAGAGATACCAGCTCCCAGAGTTCCCCGCAGACGCCCACCGGCTACGAGATGCCCGTGTTCCCCTCGCCGCTCGGTGATG ATTCAATACGGATCCCCTATGGTACCAAGCTTTCCCTGTACATGTCTAAGGATGCCGAAG GAGAAGCAGCATGCAAGCACATGTTCAAGATCCCTCTGTGTAACTTGGTCGGCCGGAGCATTGAAAGACCCCTCAAGTCCCCGCTGGTCAACAAGGTTATGACGGCGCCGGCTCCGGCTATGTTGCCGCCGACTCCCCTGATCTCTGCAACACACTCACTGTCCCTGTCACGCATGGAAATCAAAGAGATAGCCAGCCGCACACGGAAGGAGCTGCTTG GCTTGACAGAGGAACCAAGTGGGAAGTCGGACAGTGGAACAGTCAAACAGAGGAAGATGAGCAAGAAGAACACTGAGGAAGAGCCCAAAGCTCGAGCACTGACGTCAACAAACAGTGACAG CAGGTTAGCATCAGACTCTTTTGACGCAGACCTGGACGTCCAGCTGCATTGTTCGTCCAGTTCGGAGGCCGAGCCAGAGAAGGCGGTGCTGCGGGGGGAGAGCCCACCTCTCGCCAGCGCGTTTGCCCTCTCTACATCGTTTGAAGAAGATGTCCTGGACCTAAAGTGA
- the garnl3 gene encoding GTPase-activating Rap/Ran-GAP domain-like protein 3 isoform X8, with the protein MNSVDPASNKLLTFYQRSASEDLGCRRGDFSRKHYGSVELLISSDADGAIQRAGRFRVENGSSDETSDYTPGTWRRTDVHLENPEYHTRWFFKYFLGKVHQNYVGTDAEKNPFYLSVVLSDQNNQRVPQYRAILWRKMGTLKISLPYSPTKTLSVKSILSAMNMDRFEKGPREILNPEIQKDLLVLEEQEGSVNFKFGVLYAKDGQLTDDEMFSNETGSESFDKFLNLLGDNITLQGWAGYRGGLDTKNDTTGIKSIYTVYQGHELMFHVSTMLPYSKENKQQVERKRHIGNDIVTIVFQEGDDASSTFKPSMIRSHFTHIFALVRYNSQNDSYRLKIFSEESVPLFGPPLPSPPVFTDHQEFRDFLLVKLINGEKATLETPTFAQKRQRTLDMLIRSLYQDLMPDLHKNMLNRRSFSDVLPESPKSARKKEEARQAEFVRIGQALKLKTIVRGDAPTSLVTTGLCRKEPWESQSFCSTFPYEIVSADSWGQSLLVATDAAGVMLLDGPDPASSNAETQALPPVQVFDKTMVVKQMHVLEPQDLLITRADKGKDARLYVFRLNTLKRGLEEKQLVRNKCDSRENKLEKTKGCHLYSINTHHGSELRIVAAIRNKLLLITRKHLRFEGFSAVSAGPDSPVEEFQYIREICLCDPPVVMALVDGPTGENDNMICVAYKHQFDLINESTGDAYRLHHVDANRVNFVAAIDVYEDGEAGLLLCYNYSCYYKKVCPFNGSTPMIQSNTSDFHFSWNQMPNAIVCAFPYILAFTTDSIEIRLVVNGNLVYTAVVPELQLAASRSDIYFVSSAPVSSASNCSSRDTSSQSSPQTPTGYEMPVFPSPLGDDSIRIPYGTKLSLYMSKDAEGEAACKHMFKIPLCNLVGRSIERPLKSPLVNKVMTAPAPAMLPPTPLISATHSLSLSRMEIKEIASRTRKELLGLTEEPSGKSDSGTVKQRKMSKKNTEEEPKARALTSTNSDRLASDSFDADLDVQLHCSSSSEAEPEKAVLRGESPPLASAFALSTSFEEDVLDLK; encoded by the exons ctctgCCTCGGAGGACCTGGGCTGCAGGCGTGGAGACTTCAGCAGGAAACACTATGGGTCGGTAGAGCTG ctGATTTCCAGTGACGCAGATGGGGCTATTCAGAGGGCAGGACGCTTCAGGGTGGAGAATGGCTCATCAGATGAG actTCGGACTACACTCCAGGAACCTGGAGGAGAACTGATGTCCATCTGGAGAATCCAGAGTACCACACCAGATGGTTCTTCAAATACTTCCTGGGAAAAG TCCACCAGAACTATGTGGGTACAGATGCAGAGAAAAATCCCTTCTATCTGTCAGTCGTCCTCTCAGACCAGAACAACCAGCGGGTTCCTCAGTACAGAGCCATCCTCTGGAGAAAGATG GGGACTCTGAAGATCAGCCTCCCGTACAGCCCGACCAAAACACTATCGGTCAAGTCCATCCTCAG TGCGATGAACATGGACAGGTTTGAGAAAGGCCCCAGGGAGATCCTCAACCCTGAGATCCAGAAG GATCTGCTGGTGTTGGAGGAACAGGAG GGTTCTGTCAACTTCAAATTTGGTGTCCTGTATGCCAAAGACGGACAGCTCACAGATGACGAGATGTTTAGCAACG AGACTGGGAGCGAGAGCTTTGATAAGTTTCTCAATCTGCTGGGTGACAACATTACGCTGCAGGGATGGGCAGGATACCGCGGAGGGCTCGACACCAAGA ATGACACTACAGGAATTAAGTCCATCTACACAGTGTATCAGGGCCATGAGCTAATGTTCCATGTGTCCACCATGTTACCCTACTCCAAAGAGAACAAACAGCAG GTGGAAAGAAAGAGGCACATTGGAAACGACATTGTCACCATAGTATTCCAGGAAGGGGATGACGCATCGTCAACCTTCAAACCATCGATGATCCGATCGCACTTCACCC ATATTTTTGCATTAGTTAGGTATAATAGCCAGAATGACAGTTACAG GTTGAAGATTTTCTCAGAGGAGAGCGTTCCACTGTTTGGACCCCCTCTCCCATCTCCTCCTGTATTTACTGATCACCAAGAATTCAGGGACTTTTTATTAGTCAAAT TAATCAATGGAGAGAAAGCCACACTGGAGACGCCAACGTTTGCCCAGAAGCGTCAGCGGACCCTCGATATGTTGATCCGCTCGCTCTACCAAGACCTCATGCCTGACCTGCACAAG AACATGTTAAATCGGCGGTCATTCAGCGACGTCCTGCCCGAGTCTCCAAAATCAGCACGCAAGAAGGAGGAGGCAAGGCAGGCTGAATTTGTCAGGATAGGGCAG GCCCTGAAGCTGAAGACCATTGTGAGAGGAGATGCCCCGACCAGTCTTGTTACCACAGGCCTGTGCAGAAAAGAG CCATGGGAGTCCCAGTCGTTCTGCAGCACGTTCCCATATGAGATTGTGAGCGCAGACTCCTGGGGTCAGTCTCTGCTGGTCGCCACCGACGCAGCGGGGGTCATGCTGCTGGATG GCCCAGATCCAGCTTCATCCAACGCTG AGACGCAAGCTCTGCCTCCAGTGCAGGTGTTTGACAAAACCATGGTGGTGAAGCAGATGCACGTTCTCGAGCCTCAGGACCTGCTCATCACCAGAGCCGACAAAG ggaAGGATGCTCGACTCTATGTGTTCAGACTCAACACGCTCAAGAGAGGCCTGGAGGAGAAGCAGCTCGTCCGGAACAAGTGTGACAGTCGGGAAAATAAACTGGAGAAAACTAAAG GCTGTCATTTGTACTCTATCAACACCCACCACGGCTCCGAGCTGAGGATAGTAGCAGCCATCAGGAACAAACTCCTCCTCATCACCAGGAAACATCTGCGTTTCGAGGGCTTCAGCGCCGTCTCCGCGGGGCCAGACTCGCCGGTGGAGGAGTTCCAGTACATACGG GAGATCTGTCTGTGTGACCCTCCGGTGGTGATGGCTCTGGTGGACGGGCCGACGGGGGAGAATGACAACATGATCTGCGTGGCCTACAAACACCAGTTTGACCTGATCAATGAGAGCACTGGAGATGCCTACCGGCTACATCACGTAGACGCCAACAGG GTAAATTTTGTAGCAGCCATTGATGTGTATGAAGACGGCGAGGCGGGTCTGCTGTTGTGTTACAACT ACAGTTGTTATTATAAAAAAGTTTGTCCGTTTAACGGCTCCACACCCATGATCCAGTCCAACACCTCTGACTTCCACTTCAGCTGGAACCAGATGCCCAACGCTATCG TTTGTGCATTTCCTTACATCCTGGCCTTCACAACGGACTCCATCGAGATCCGACTGGTGGTAAATGGAAACCTTGTGTACACGGCAGTGGTTCCAGAGCTACAGTTGGCTGCTTCACGG TCAGACATCTATTTTGTTTCGTCGGCTCCGGTCAGCTCGGCCTCCAACTGCAGTTCAAGAGATACCAGCTCCCAGAGTTCCCCGCAGACGCCCACCGGCTACGAGATGCCCGTGTTCCCCTCGCCGCTCGGTGATG ATTCAATACGGATCCCCTATGGTACCAAGCTTTCCCTGTACATGTCTAAGGATGCCGAAG GAGAAGCAGCATGCAAGCACATGTTCAAGATCCCTCTGTGTAACTTGGTCGGCCGGAGCATTGAAAGACCCCTCAAGTCCCCGCTGGTCAACAAGGTTATGACGGCGCCGGCTCCGGCTATGTTGCCGCCGACTCCCCTGATCTCTGCAACACACTCACTGTCCCTGTCACGCATGGAAATCAAAGAGATAGCCAGCCGCACACGGAAGGAGCTGCTTG GCTTGACAGAGGAACCAAGTGGGAAGTCGGACAGTGGAACAGTCAAACAGAGGAAGATGAGCAAGAAGAACACTGAGGAAGAGCCCAAAGCTCGAGCACTGACGTCAACAAACAGTGACAG GTTAGCATCAGACTCTTTTGACGCAGACCTGGACGTCCAGCTGCATTGTTCGTCCAGTTCGGAGGCCGAGCCAGAGAAGGCGGTGCTGCGGGGGGAGAGCCCACCTCTCGCCAGCGCGTTTGCCCTCTCTACATCGTTTGAAGAAGATGTCCTGGACCTAAAGTGA